The following coding sequences lie in one Megalodesulfovibrio gigas DSM 1382 = ATCC 19364 genomic window:
- the rnr gene encoding ribonuclease R, which produces MAKKKRRGERPQSVDLPTVLRVFKESRKPLSQGEIVSMLKLSGKEVHRLRPLIEQLLDGGKLIKLGRGSYGLTERLKLITGKLEIQRSGVGFVIPEDKRRTDIFVSPQHFNGAWHGDRVAVALLPESHGRRPEGRIARVLERGATQLAVRVQRRMGELLLCRPTDPKRGFHLMVKADELVQTLGQDVFDGDILIVEAGEQLDRDLYSATAVSRLGPEGDVGVQESLVKTNYDIPTAFPQPVLDQAATLPEAPDEADMAGREDLRHLDLVTIDGVKARDFDDAVCVQREGEGYRLWVAIADVSHYVHPGTPLDEEALTRANSYYFPQSVCPMFPEALSNGLCSLNPHVDRLCMVVETAFDRHGRYGESRLYPAVMRSKARLTYGQVQRAVLLKEEEERLAIAPVLPMLEVAEELARKINTLRRQRGSLDFDLPEPEILFNLSGETTDIRRRTRHFGHQIIEEFMIAANEAVARFLTEREFPCLYRIHPEPDPGKLAALFKLLQSTSLGPKLDPEQTRTPTAEGVQHLLALAQGTEQEFLVNRLTLRAMMQASYDPQNEGHFGLASDCYCHFTSPIRRYADLVVHRSVKTALQAATWEHPFHSFKKLKQVAEHLSATERVAMEAEREILKRLTVLFLQDKVGAEFTGVVNGMADFGFWVELNEVMAEGLVRLSTLNDDYYAYLPDKQVLLGERTGRAIRLGQEVTVVLTDVQIGRLEVNLELATPVERTVPGRRARQKRRE; this is translated from the coding sequence ATGGCCAAGAAAAAACGGCGCGGCGAGCGCCCCCAGAGCGTAGATCTGCCCACGGTACTGCGCGTGTTCAAAGAAAGCCGCAAGCCCCTGAGCCAGGGAGAGATTGTCTCCATGCTCAAGCTTTCCGGCAAGGAAGTCCATCGTCTGCGGCCGCTCATCGAGCAGCTGTTGGACGGGGGCAAACTGATCAAGCTCGGTCGCGGGTCGTACGGCCTTACCGAGCGGCTCAAGCTCATCACCGGCAAGCTGGAGATCCAGCGGTCAGGGGTGGGTTTTGTCATTCCGGAAGACAAGCGGCGGACGGATATCTTCGTCAGCCCGCAGCATTTCAACGGCGCCTGGCACGGGGATCGCGTGGCCGTGGCGCTTTTGCCGGAATCCCACGGCCGGCGGCCGGAAGGGCGCATTGCCCGGGTGCTGGAGCGCGGGGCCACGCAGCTGGCGGTGCGCGTGCAGCGTCGCATGGGCGAGCTGCTGTTGTGCCGGCCCACAGACCCCAAGCGGGGCTTCCATCTGATGGTCAAGGCCGACGAACTGGTGCAGACCCTGGGGCAGGACGTCTTTGACGGCGACATCCTCATTGTCGAGGCCGGGGAGCAGCTGGACCGCGACCTGTACAGCGCCACGGCCGTGTCCCGCCTGGGACCGGAGGGCGATGTGGGCGTGCAGGAGAGTCTGGTCAAGACCAACTACGACATCCCCACCGCCTTCCCCCAGCCCGTGCTGGACCAGGCCGCCACCCTGCCCGAGGCGCCGGACGAAGCCGACATGGCCGGCCGCGAAGACTTGCGGCATCTGGATCTGGTGACCATCGACGGCGTCAAGGCCCGGGATTTCGATGACGCCGTGTGCGTGCAGCGCGAGGGCGAGGGGTATCGTCTCTGGGTGGCCATCGCCGATGTCTCCCATTACGTCCACCCCGGCACGCCCCTGGACGAAGAAGCCCTGACCCGCGCCAATTCGTACTATTTTCCGCAGTCCGTCTGTCCCATGTTCCCGGAGGCGCTCTCCAACGGGCTGTGCAGCCTTAATCCCCACGTGGACCGGCTGTGCATGGTGGTGGAGACGGCCTTCGACCGCCACGGCCGGTACGGGGAATCCCGGCTGTATCCGGCCGTGATGCGCAGCAAGGCCCGGCTGACCTACGGCCAGGTGCAGCGCGCCGTGCTGCTCAAGGAAGAAGAGGAGCGGCTCGCCATTGCTCCGGTGCTGCCCATGCTGGAGGTGGCCGAGGAGTTGGCCCGCAAGATCAATACCCTGCGCCGCCAGCGCGGCAGCCTGGACTTTGACCTGCCGGAGCCGGAAATCCTGTTCAACCTGAGCGGCGAAACCACGGACATCCGCCGCCGCACGCGGCACTTCGGGCATCAGATCATCGAGGAATTCATGATCGCGGCCAACGAGGCCGTGGCGCGGTTTCTTACGGAGCGGGAGTTCCCCTGCCTGTACCGCATCCATCCCGAGCCGGACCCGGGCAAGCTGGCGGCGCTGTTCAAGCTGCTGCAGTCCACGTCCCTTGGTCCGAAGCTGGATCCGGAGCAGACCCGTACCCCCACCGCCGAAGGCGTGCAGCACCTGCTGGCCCTGGCCCAGGGCACGGAGCAGGAGTTCCTGGTGAACCGCCTGACCTTGCGGGCCATGATGCAGGCGTCCTACGATCCGCAAAACGAAGGGCATTTCGGCCTGGCTTCGGACTGCTATTGCCACTTCACCTCGCCCATCCGCCGGTATGCGGATTTGGTGGTGCACCGCAGCGTCAAGACCGCCCTGCAGGCGGCCACCTGGGAGCACCCGTTCCACTCCTTCAAAAAGCTCAAGCAGGTGGCGGAGCATCTCTCAGCCACGGAGCGGGTGGCCATGGAGGCCGAGCGGGAAATCCTCAAGCGCCTGACCGTGCTGTTCCTGCAGGACAAGGTGGGTGCCGAGTTCACTGGCGTGGTCAACGGCATGGCCGACTTCGGCTTCTGGGTGGAGCTCAACGAGGTGATGGCCGAAGGGCTGGTCCGCCTCTCCACCCTGAACGACGACTACTACGCCTATCTGCCGGACAAGCAGGTGCTGCTGGGCGAACGCACCGGCCGGGCCATCCGCCTGGGCCAGGAAGTGACCGTGGTGCTGACCGACGTGCAGATTGGCCGTCTGGAAGTGAATCTGGAACTGGCCACCCCGGTGGAACGCACCGTGCCCGGCCGCCGAGCGCGACAGAAGCGCCGGGAATAG
- a CDS encoding [protein-PII] uridylyltransferase family protein, translating into MPDALASLALLAGVRQTLPDALRRPMAAGSAREVSTAAQLTAACDTYFQAQFEARPNISSGPACCIAAVGGYGRAECSLHADIDVLLVYADEIPQNADALAGHLFRPLWDLKLDVGHGVRSVADCVACARQDMAVLASLLDLRLITGDVAVFEALQQAVNALATPAVLPGFLVWLDRETASRLARHGEAFALLEPHLKSGIGGLREIHTARWLHRLLGEQSALAERDVQRLQEDVGLLLEVRSRLHALCGSRQDLIPLDLLPDLAECCGYPGEQGPAHLLARLHRAMERCRAAAWWQRRAAAGAVGEPDVLQEEFPWDCWEALYACAATGRPPSLAARRRMEAEAQRDKEPPALFARLSQLLAGPHAAVAVEAMFETGLLAALVPAFGVSQDRIPYGGWHIRPVGRHSVETLRMLDGLADPQSQAPRRLRVLWEEERRRPALLWAALLHDIGKTPAEGSQGHCERGGHLASSVLAAWGAPADLVDEVAFLIREHLLLAETAHAEDPEDAAVVGRIIGRGVTPARLSRLLLLTYADSHATGPRVWNDWSASLLFALADAVAEALQTRDFTPAREVRLLLKRRDVLRSLAHEVYSPDAMEERLGLLTPRYLLTVAPGEVLRHLQLRDEFLERFEEALVRLPGGGQEGRVAVLQARPADREGAGAWEVAVAGRLEARLLAMASGVLALHGQDIMQADVFTWNDGFALHRFFVSPPPDPLYPDEFWSRVQSTLTYALSGKVRLEERLAEKRTSLLARNGRVRLAPEVDILADGDAFRVQVEADDRIGLLHDIVVGLEQADARVRTARIQTRGARAHDQFHISPTAAQASQSEAFVKRLREALLSRVSCG; encoded by the coding sequence ATGCCCGACGCCCTTGCCTCTCTCGCCCTCCTCGCCGGGGTGCGCCAGACCCTGCCGGATGCATTGCGCCGGCCCATGGCAGCCGGGTCCGCCCGCGAGGTCTCCACTGCCGCCCAACTGACTGCCGCCTGCGACACCTATTTCCAGGCCCAGTTTGAGGCCCGCCCGAACATCTCTTCCGGGCCGGCCTGCTGCATCGCCGCCGTGGGCGGCTACGGCCGCGCCGAATGCTCCCTGCATGCCGACATCGACGTGTTGCTGGTCTATGCGGATGAGATTCCCCAGAATGCGGACGCCCTGGCAGGGCATCTGTTCCGGCCGCTTTGGGATCTCAAGCTGGATGTGGGGCACGGCGTGCGCTCCGTTGCGGATTGCGTCGCCTGCGCCCGGCAGGACATGGCCGTGCTGGCCTCCCTGCTGGATCTGCGGCTGATCACCGGCGATGTCGCCGTGTTCGAGGCATTGCAGCAGGCCGTCAATGCCCTGGCCACGCCGGCCGTGCTGCCGGGGTTTCTCGTCTGGCTGGACCGGGAAACCGCCTCCCGTCTGGCCCGGCATGGCGAGGCCTTTGCCCTGCTGGAACCGCATCTCAAATCCGGCATTGGCGGATTGCGGGAAATCCACACCGCCCGCTGGCTGCATCGGCTCCTGGGCGAGCAGTCCGCCCTGGCCGAGCGCGATGTGCAGCGCCTGCAGGAAGATGTCGGCCTGTTGCTGGAAGTGCGCAGCCGGCTGCACGCCCTGTGCGGCTCGCGGCAGGATCTCATCCCCCTTGACCTGTTGCCGGACCTGGCCGAGTGTTGTGGCTATCCTGGGGAGCAGGGGCCCGCGCACCTGCTGGCCCGGCTGCACCGGGCCATGGAGCGCTGCCGGGCGGCAGCGTGGTGGCAGCGTCGCGCCGCGGCTGGTGCAGTGGGCGAACCAGACGTGTTGCAGGAAGAATTTCCCTGGGATTGCTGGGAAGCGCTGTATGCCTGCGCCGCAACCGGCCGGCCGCCGTCTCTGGCAGCCAGACGCCGCATGGAGGCCGAGGCGCAACGAGACAAGGAGCCGCCGGCGCTGTTCGCCCGCCTGTCGCAACTGCTGGCCGGACCACACGCCGCGGTGGCGGTGGAAGCCATGTTCGAAACCGGCCTGCTGGCCGCCCTGGTGCCGGCGTTCGGTGTCTCGCAGGACCGCATCCCCTATGGCGGCTGGCACATTCGCCCCGTGGGACGCCACAGTGTGGAGACCCTGCGCATGCTGGACGGCCTGGCCGATCCCCAGTCCCAGGCCCCGCGGCGGCTGCGCGTCCTGTGGGAGGAGGAGCGGCGGCGTCCGGCGCTGCTCTGGGCGGCCTTGCTGCACGATATTGGCAAAACCCCGGCCGAGGGCAGCCAGGGACATTGCGAGCGCGGGGGACATCTGGCGTCGTCGGTGCTGGCGGCCTGGGGCGCGCCGGCGGATCTGGTGGATGAGGTGGCGTTTCTCATCCGTGAGCATTTGCTGCTGGCCGAGACGGCCCATGCCGAGGACCCCGAGGACGCCGCCGTGGTGGGCCGCATCATCGGCCGCGGCGTGACGCCGGCCCGGCTTTCGCGCCTGCTGTTGCTGACCTATGCGGATTCGCACGCCACCGGGCCACGCGTGTGGAACGACTGGTCCGCCTCACTGCTGTTCGCCCTGGCCGATGCCGTGGCCGAGGCCCTGCAGACGCGGGACTTCACCCCGGCCCGCGAAGTCCGTCTGCTGCTCAAACGGCGTGATGTGCTGCGCAGTCTGGCGCACGAGGTCTATTCACCGGATGCCATGGAAGAACGCCTGGGCCTGCTGACCCCGCGCTACCTCCTGACCGTGGCCCCTGGGGAGGTGTTGCGCCACCTGCAGTTGCGCGACGAATTTCTGGAACGCTTTGAAGAAGCCCTGGTGCGCCTCCCCGGCGGCGGCCAGGAGGGCAGGGTGGCCGTGTTGCAGGCCCGCCCGGCGGATCGCGAGGGGGCAGGCGCGTGGGAAGTGGCCGTGGCTGGTCGGCTGGAAGCGCGGCTGCTGGCGATGGCTTCCGGAGTGCTGGCCCTTCACGGGCAGGACATCATGCAGGCGGACGTCTTCACCTGGAACGATGGCTTTGCCCTGCACCGATTTTTTGTCTCCCCACCGCCGGATCCGCTGTATCCGGATGAATTCTGGTCCCGGGTCCAGTCCACCCTCACTTATGCCTTGTCTGGCAAGGTGCGGCTTGAGGAGCGGCTGGCGGAAAAGCGCACCTCCCTGCTGGCACGCAACGGCCGCGTCAGGCTGGCGCCGGAAGTGGACATCCTGGCCGATGGCGACGCCTTCAGGGTCCAGGTGGAAGCGGACGACCGCATCGGCTTGCTGCACGATATTGTGGTGGGGCTGGAACAGGCCGACGCCCGGGTGCGCACGGCACGCATCCAGACCCGGGGCGCTCGCGCGCATGACCAGTTCCACATCTCGCCCACCGCAGCGCAGGCCTCGCAGTCCGAGGCATTTGTAAAAAGATTGCGCGAAGCCTTGCTCTCCCGCGTGTCCTGCGGCTAA
- a CDS encoding P-II family nitrogen regulator: MKKIEIIVRPFKMEEVKKALTSLDIRGMTVSEVKGFGRQRGHKEVYRGAEYQVDFVAKVKIEVVVDDSMAKTVVDEVVKAARTGQIGDGKIFVIPVEETIRIRTGESGVEAI, translated from the coding sequence CATTGTCCGACCCTTCAAGATGGAAGAGGTCAAGAAGGCCCTCACCAGCCTGGATATCAGGGGCATGACCGTGAGCGAGGTCAAGGGCTTCGGCCGGCAGCGCGGGCACAAGGAAGTCTACCGCGGCGCGGAATACCAGGTGGACTTTGTGGCCAAGGTCAAAATTGAAGTGGTGGTGGATGATTCCATGGCCAAGACCGTGGTGGACGAGGTGGTCAAGGCCGCCCGCACCGGCCAGATTGGCGACGGCAAGATCTTCGTCATCCCCGTGGAAGAAACCATCCGCATCCGCACCGGCGAGTCCGGCGTGGAGGCCATCTAA
- a CDS encoding Bax inhibitor-1/YccA family protein, whose amino-acid sequence MNQTPYAYSRNPAGSMAASKTLTAVFMRGVYQWMCLGLLATAGMTWFTLSSDAMLSLLVTPQGGLSMLYWGAVIAEVALVLVLSVRIGKLSAFSASAMFLAYSLLNGITLSLLVAMYTQASVMRTFLVCAGMFGAMSVYGMVTKRDLTGMGNFLIMGLIGILLASVVNIFLVSTTMHYIISYLGVLIFTGLTAYDTQKLKEMGATMPLDDATAVRRGTILGALTLYLDFINLFIMLLRVMGDRR is encoded by the coding sequence ATGAATCAGACTCCCTACGCCTATTCCAGGAACCCCGCAGGTTCCATGGCTGCCAGCAAAACCCTCACCGCCGTGTTCATGCGCGGGGTGTATCAGTGGATGTGCCTGGGCCTGCTGGCCACTGCCGGCATGACCTGGTTCACCCTGAGCAGTGACGCCATGCTCAGCCTGCTGGTCACGCCGCAGGGCGGTCTTTCCATGCTGTACTGGGGGGCGGTGATTGCGGAAGTGGCGCTGGTCCTGGTGCTGTCCGTGCGCATTGGCAAACTCTCGGCCTTTTCGGCCTCGGCCATGTTCCTGGCGTACAGCCTGCTGAACGGCATCACCCTGTCGCTGCTCGTGGCCATGTACACCCAGGCCTCTGTCATGCGCACCTTCCTGGTGTGCGCGGGGATGTTCGGGGCCATGAGCGTGTACGGCATGGTCACCAAGCGCGACCTCACCGGCATGGGCAACTTCCTCATCATGGGACTCATCGGCATCCTGCTGGCTTCCGTGGTGAACATCTTCCTGGTGAGCACCACCATGCATTATATCATCAGCTACCTGGGCGTGCTGATCTTCACCGGGCTCACCGCGTACGACACCCAGAAGCTCAAGGAAATGGGCGCCACCATGCCCCTGGACGACGCCACCGCCGTCCGCCGTGGCACCATCCTGGGCGCATTGACCTTGTATCTGGACTTCATCAACCTCTTCATCATGCTGCTGCGCGTCATGGGCGACCGGCGCTAG